In Acidobacteriota bacterium, the DNA window CTCCTTGCGGCGGATCTTCTTCCAGATCGCGTTGGCGGCCTCGGCGAACAGCAAGTCCGGGACGACGTAGTCGTGACGGGCGCCGAGCAACCGCCGCGCCTTGTCGCTGTGGATCTCTGGGACGAACCACTTCACGACAACGCTGGCATCGATGACGTAGACACTCACCGCGAGTCACGATCCTCGCGGATGAGCGCGGTGCTGTCAGAGTGGCTCCGAGACTTCAGGCGTCGCAACCATCGCGCGGAGAGCCGCCGCGTTTCGGCGAGATTGCGCGTGTTCGCCCGCCGCAGCACGTCGTGGATCTCGGCTTGGAGCGACCGGCCGTGCGCCTTGGCGGCAGCCTTGAGCCCCTGCAGCACGTCGTCGTCCAGGTCGCGGATGAGCAGGTTGGGCATGGTCGAGTCCTCGTACATATGGTATCGTACTGATACCAGCCTTTGCTGGGCCGTGAGCGGACGAGCACGTCCGCACGGAGGTAACTGCACCGCTCTTTCTTGAGCGCGTGCGCCCGTCATGGCGCACGGGATCGAGCCTGCTTCCTTCCCGCTGGCTCGGTCCGGCTCCCCACTGGCACCCGGTGCTTGGTCGAACTCAATCGGTGTGGGGGCATCGTGGCAGACAATCAGATTCGTCTTCGTGAGGCTCTCGATCAAATCGCGAACGCGCTGCAGCCGGCCATTGTCATCGCCGATCAACTTCAGGAGGCATCGGAAGCGACCGCGCGCGATGCCTCTATCATCCGGGCGGCGCTCACGCGCGCCGTGGCAATTCTCAGGGACGTGCAACGGGACCGACCGTCATGAACGGGGGACTCGTCAACGCGGCGGCGTTGCTCGCGAGCAACGTGAGTTGGTTGCCGGGGCGTGCAGCCAGCGGTACTTGCAACTGTGGAGCGGGGCACCTGAGGCGGCCATGTGAGAGCCGAGACCTTCGGCTGGTCGACCTCCAGAAGGCTCGCGGCCTCAGCCTGCGTGAGTTTTCGTCGCTCGATGATCTTCGTGATCTTGTGCGCCAATTCCGCCTTCGCCGCCGCCTCCTCTGGCCGTGCGTATCCGAGATCCGCGATGTAGCATACCGGCAAGCGCCCAGGCGAGCGCCGTTGTTGGAGTGTCCGGGCGCCAAGGCCGCCTCCCGGCGGCGGCTTGCAAGACCGGTTAAGGGCTATACTCAACATGTGTTGCGGTTTGTCGCCGTCATTACGCTCGCCGCCTTCACGCTGCTTGTAGGCGCAGATCGGATCTGCTGCCCGGACGGGTGCACTGACAGAGGCGACGAACCCGACGCACCGGAGTCGGTTCCACACAGCACGGCCCACACATGTGTCCTGTGCGTGCTCGGCGTCGAAGCCCCGGCGGTGCAGTTGTCCCTCAAGCCGCTCACAAGCGTATCCGCCGTACTCCCGCCAGGCATTGCGTGGTTGCCCGTTGGAACTCCGCTCGCGCTCGATCATCCTCCTCGGAACGCGTAACCTCGACGTTCTCTTTTTAGACAACCGATAGCTGATCGTCGGCCGCGTCCGTTCCGGCTGGCCGTTCAAGGGAGTGCGTATGTTTCGACGTACCGCGTTTGCGGCGCCGCTTGCGCTGCTTTGCTGCGCGGTGTCTGCGGAATCGCAGACAGTGCTCACCGTAGATCGGGTGCTCGATCTGGCAGAGCGCCAGAATCCCGAGGTCTTGATCGCGGGAACCCGCACCGCGCAAGCAGAAGGTGCCCTCACCACCGCGCGGATCCGGTTGCCGAGCAATCCCGAAGTCGATGTATTCGCCGGTTCACGCGACACGTTGGTCGGCGGCCGGTCCATCGAACAGGAGTTCTCTGTCCTGCAGCGTTTTGAGATCGGCGGCCAGCGAGGCCACCGGGTTGCCGCTGCGACGGCTGGCGTGACACAGCGGACATTCGAGGTCGGCGCGGCGATCCTTCAGGCACAAACGCTCGCTCTATCTGCGTTCTATCGCGCCGCTCACGCTCAGGAGATTCGTCGTGTCACGGATGAGGCGCTGGGCCTCGCGGAAGAAGCGGTGCGGGCGGCCCAAGCACGATACGAGGCGGGCGAAACGGCTGTCCTCGACGTCAACGTTGCACGGGTCGAATTGGCTCGCGCCCGGCGAGATCAACTTGCGGCGGCCTCGCGCATGGAAAACGCCGTCGCGGAATTGCGCGAAGTGTTGGCTCTGCCGGCCCAGGAGCCGGTGGTCGTCCAGGCGGCGCTCCGTGCGCCCGACGTTCCAGCGCTCGATGTTCTGGTGTCTCGACTGCCCGAGCGGGCGGACATCCGGGCATTGACCGCCAATCTGGTGCAAGCGGAGGCTGAGTTG includes these proteins:
- a CDS encoding XRE family transcriptional regulator — its product is MLSIALNRSCKPPPGGGLGARTLQQRRSPGRLPVCYIADLGYARPEEAAAKAELAHKITKIIERRKLTQAEAASLLEVDQPKVSALTWPPQVPRSTVASTAGCTPRQPTHVAREQRRRVDESPVHDGRSRCTSLRIATARVSAARMIEASRAVASDAS
- a CDS encoding TolC family protein yields the protein MFRRTAFAAPLALLCCAVSAESQTVLTVDRVLDLAERQNPEVLIAGTRTAQAEGALTTARIRLPSNPEVDVFAGSRDTLVGGRSIEQEFSVLQRFEIGGQRGHRVAAATAGVTQRTFEVGAAILQAQTLALSAFYRAAHAQEIRRVTDEALGLAEEAVRAAQARYEAGETAVLDVNVARVELARARRDQLAAASRMENAVAELREVLALPAQEPVVVQAALRAPDVPALDVLVSRLPERADIRALTANLVQAEAELRLVRSARTPDLFGGFGFRREAGEPVIGARFGLTLPLFQRQTGAIATASGRIAELRNALDARRVALEARLRGAHARYVIAAQAAEAITSNAVPLVEENEQLTRESYEAGKIGLLELLVIRREGFAARREALDAQLESTLAGVEVRGVAGVIR